A part of Salvelinus sp. IW2-2015 linkage group LG16, ASM291031v2, whole genome shotgun sequence genomic DNA contains:
- the slain2 gene encoding SLAIN motif-containing protein 2 isoform X7 — protein sequence MEDINSNINADLEVRKLQDLVKKLEQQNEQLRSRSSSGAVSGNHRPHSAGYDSRLSAASAAGLAGFPGVGFGGTGYGGLLENSRCLSPRLSYDGISFRRAYEGEGASAATSFTGTNSYFTDAGETLGFMDEGETSILDEVEILDLEDMDCLNEDQDSWLYEAKLNSPLQKALSPIVWCRQALDNPSPDMESAKRSLIHRLDVTMSANKRRSLYGSPYSPHVNYGSPYCTNTANSPYSSGFNSPSSTPSRVPIVRQQLMPPVNQAHQQQCGGSVERERNPPAVSPQSSIDSELSTSEMDEDSVGSSTTYKLNDVTDVQILARMQEESLRQDYAATASRRSSGSSCHSLRRSTFSDQELDAHSLEDDEEAVHPTFHIPSNRFSPSPRHSPHASPRNSPRSRSPARSLEYSHPHSRGSPQPIISRLQAPRHSLQSHTPQDLQTNVVKNEEKLRRSLPNLTRSNVAQQGPEPVKNSRSFESNLQVPNGGSPRHQAVSQSARLLLVVVCIDIAIPASLYLTAEHVLPFTHPSLSAESLAVVWPSVGPA from the exons ATGGAGGATATCAACTCAAACATCAACGCGGACTTGGAGGTGCGGAAGCTACAGGACTTGGTAAAGAAACTCGAACAACAAAACGAGCAGCTCCGTAGTCGGTCTTCGTCTGGAGCAGTGTCAGGGAACCATAGACCCCATAGTGCAGGATACGACTCTCGCTTATCAGCCGCCTCAGCGGCGGGGCTGGCCGGCTTCCCTGGGGTGGGGTTCGGCGGAACGGGCTATGGAGGGCTTTTGGAAAACTCCCGTTGTTTGAGCCCCAGACTGTCATATGATGGCATCAGTTTCAGGAGAGCATATGAGGGCGAGGGGGCATCGGCTGCCACCTCTTTCACTGGCACCAATTCCTATTTTACTGACGCAGGGGAAACACTGGGTTTTATGGATGAGGGGGAAACTTCTATATTGGATGAAGTAGAAATCCTCGATCTCGAAGACATGGATTGTCTTAACGAAGATCAAGACAGCTG GCTGTATGAGGCGAAGCTCAACAGCCCACTGCAGAAAGCCTTGAGTCCCATTGTGTGGTGTCGCCAGGCTCTGGACAATCCCAGTCCTGACATGGAGTCAGCCAAGCGCTCCCTCATCCACAGACTAGACGTCACCATGTCAG CAAACAAGCGTAGGAGCCTGTATGGAAGTCCCTACAGTCCCCATGTGAACTACGGAAGCCCATACTGCACAAACACAGCTAACAGCCCCTACAGCAGTGGCTTcaactccccctcctccacccccagcAGGGTGCCCATCGTCAGACAGCAGCTGATGCCCCCCGTCAACCAGG CTCACCAGCAGCAGTGTGGTGGctcagtagagagagaaaggaacccCCCGGCGGTCAGCCCTCAGTCTTCAATAGACAGTGAGCTGAGCACCTCAGAGATGGACGAGGACTCTGTAGGATCCTCCACCACATACAAGCTCAACGATGTCACTGATGTACAAATCCTAGCTCGCATGCAGGAGGAGA GTCTTAGGCAGGACTATGCTGCCACAGCGTCCAGACGGAGCTCTGGTTCGTCCTGCCACTCTCTGAGACGCAGCACCTTCAGTGACCAGGAGCTGGATGCCCACAGTCTAGAGGACGATGAGGAGGCTGTACACCCCACCTTCCACATCCCCTCAAACCGCTTTTCCCCCTCCCCCAGACACTCCCCTCATGCCTCCCCCAGAAACTCCCCCCGCTCCCGCTCCCCCGCACGCTCCCTGGAGTACAGCCATCCCCACAGCCGAGGCTCCCCGCAGCCAATCATCAGCCGGCTGCAGGCACCACGTCACTCCCTGCAAAGCCACACCCCCCAAGACCTGCAGACCAACGTGGTGAAAAACGAAG AGAAGCTGAGGCGGAGTCTTCCTAACCTGACCCGCTCCAACGTGGCCCAGCAAGGCCCAGAACCCGTCAAGAACAGCAGGAGCTTTGAGTCCAACCTGCAAGTGCCAAACGGAGGCTCACCCAGAcaccaggcagtcagtcagtctgcca